The window TCGGCCCTGTACGGCACACTGGCCCAGACCGGCGTCATCAACTATGTCACCAAAATCCCATATGAGACCCAGGCGGAAACGTCATTCACCTACGGAACAGACAACACACAGTTTTACAAGGCGCGTCTTGCCGACCGCCCCTTCAGGGCAGCCGATGGCGCGGAACAGCTCTCCTGGGCGGAAAAAAATCTGGGTGATAAGTTTTTCTATTCCATGAGCTTTAAATACCGCACCACGGACGGCTATGAAACCAACCCCACCTATTTGTCCCTGAGCAGTTCAAAGATTGTGACCGGGGATCTGGACTCATCCATTCCCATCGCCACAGATGTCTCCACGGACATTAACCCCAAAAATGGAGCCACCCGGTACATCATCGGCACGGACGGAAAAAACTGGTATGATGATTACGGGGCGTTTCTGAAAACCGGATATGAATTTTCAGACTACTCTAAAATCTGGTACAGTTTTAACATCAATCAGTTCGAGTACGGATGGAGCGGCGGACACAGCTGCCTGACTGATGCAGACGGAAACGCCATCACATCTGGAAATTACTATATCCAGGATGGATCCGACACCTATCTGTACTCCATATCAAACGGGACGTTCACACCAACGTCCTACCAAAAAGAGTCATATGTCCATACCCTTCATTATGACTACTCCGTTCCCCACAAGGTTGATGTCAATGCCCTCATCGGATACAACGACAAGGAGACCCAAAGCTACTCGGTTGCCAGCGCCTACACCAAGGAGGAGGACAATAACCTTCTCCAGGCAGATCTGTCCGCAACCTTTCACATGATGAACGACCAGTTCCTGTTGACCATCGGCACCCAGGGCGTTAAAGAGAATGCCACCGTAACCAAATATAATCTTTCCGACGCCAGTGATTCAGACAGCTGGGCCTCGGTCGCCACAAGAGAATCCGGAGAAAGCCTGACCTGGGGCACATTCGTTCAGGCAGAATACACCCCCATTCAATCCACCACCCTGTACCTGGGCGGCCGGTATGACCACTGGTGGGCCACGGATAGCGAATATTCCGACATCGCCGGCAACCATGAAACCGCCGAGGATAAGGACGACGGCCAGTTCAGCCCCAAGGCGTCTCTGGTGTATCGCTTGCTGGACAACGGAATTCTTCGCGGCTCTTATGGCAAATCGTTCACAGCGCCGTGTCTGTATTACAGAATTGCCAGCTACAGTTATGAAATTGCAGGAACGAAAACCTATGCAACGGGTAACCCGGACCTTGAACCCACCACCAACGAATCCTGGGAACTGGGAACAGAGTGGCTGTTTTTAAACAAAAAGCTGCGACTTAAGGCCACATACTTCCAGAACGATTTTGAAGATCTCATTGCCAATGCCACAAGCACCTACGTCATTGACGGGCAATCGGTCAGTATAAAAAAACGCACCAATGTGGCCTCGGCCGAAGTTGACGGCATTGAACTGGGCGTGGAAGTCGCCCTGCCCTGGAACCTGAAAAGCGGTATCCATTATACCCACCACTGGTCTGATTATGACGATCCCAATAATGCTCTCGGGTCGTCCGGTCAGGACGGCTGGGAAGTGGACGAAGTGCCCACGGATATCTTTAATTTCTGGTTGGGGTATTTCGCCGAACACTGGGAGGCATCCGTCAACGTCAGATACTCAGACAGCGCTTACGACGACAGACGTGATTCCTACGCAGGCGACACATTTGATGACTACTCAGACTCTTTTGTGGTGGATGCCCAGCTCACATACAGGCCCAATCAGAAAATTGCATTGACATTGTCCGTGGACAACCTGTTTGATGACGATTACTATGAATACTACGAAGCACCCGGAAGAACCGTTATGGGGACTATCTCCATAAGTTTGTAATCTGAAATCCCAGGGGTAAGTTATGATGGATAGGTTATGACTGTTTTACGCACAGCGCATTCCCCGGCCGGACCGGGCGTTTCAGCCTGGCCCGGCCGGGCCCTTATTTGTCTGATGCTTTGCCTGATTTTTTATTTG is drawn from uncultured Desulfobacter sp. and contains these coding sequences:
- a CDS encoding TonB-dependent receptor; the protein is MKVVKHVLLTVAVTTALALYSPAWAADDAAQDKDRASVQTQTDEELETLTVIATKTPKAPLDSPASVSVISEKEIKAFNSEHPFKPLLRTEGIYPRQYRGLADYWSRPMIRGNRALVMVDGLNWYDYGQYYSTSAIPMTDIETIEIVRGPFSALYGTLAQTGVINYVTKIPYETQAETSFTYGTDNTQFYKARLADRPFRAADGAEQLSWAEKNLGDKFFYSMSFKYRTTDGYETNPTYLSLSSSKIVTGDLDSSIPIATDVSTDINPKNGATRYIIGTDGKNWYDDYGAFLKTGYEFSDYSKIWYSFNINQFEYGWSGGHSCLTDADGNAITSGNYYIQDGSDTYLYSISNGTFTPTSYQKESYVHTLHYDYSVPHKVDVNALIGYNDKETQSYSVASAYTKEEDNNLLQADLSATFHMMNDQFLLTIGTQGVKENATVTKYNLSDASDSDSWASVATRESGESLTWGTFVQAEYTPIQSTTLYLGGRYDHWWATDSEYSDIAGNHETAEDKDDGQFSPKASLVYRLLDNGILRGSYGKSFTAPCLYYRIASYSYEIAGTKTYATGNPDLEPTTNESWELGTEWLFLNKKLRLKATYFQNDFEDLIANATSTYVIDGQSVSIKKRTNVASAEVDGIELGVEVALPWNLKSGIHYTHHWSDYDDPNNALGSSGQDGWEVDEVPTDIFNFWLGYFAEHWEASVNVRYSDSAYDDRRDSYAGDTFDDYSDSFVVDAQLTYRPNQKIALTLSVDNLFDDDYYEYYEAPGRTVMGTISISL